A DNA window from Camelina sativa cultivar DH55 chromosome 13, Cs, whole genome shotgun sequence contains the following coding sequences:
- the LOC104735724 gene encoding TOM1-like protein 2, protein MSDNLMDKVTAFGERLKIGGSEVSNKISAGVSSMSFKVKELFQGPNPTDKIVEDATTENLEEPDWDMNLEICDMINHETINSIELIRGIKKRIMMKQPRIQYLALVLLETCVKNCEKAFSEVAAERVLDEMVKLIEDPQTVVNNRNKALILIEAWGESTSELRYLPVFEETYKSLKARGIRFPGRDNESLAPIFTPARSTPAPEVNVDLPQHVHEPAHVRYDAPVRSFTAEQTKEAFDIARNSIELLSTVLSSSPQQDALQDDLTTTLVQQCRQSQTTVQRIIETAGENEALLFEALNVNDELVKTLSKYEDMNKPSAPLTAHEPAMIPVAEEPDDSPVHGKEESLVRKSSGVRGGFHGGGSGDDMMDDLDEMIFGKKSGGDSSTNADRDPNKEQPSSKNDDLIRF, encoded by the exons TTTTCAAGGGCCAAACCCGACCGATAAAATAGTCGAGGATGCTACTACGGAGAATCTAGAGGAACCTGACTGGGATATGAATTTGGAAATATGTGATATGATAAACCATGAGACGATTAATAGCATTGAGTTGATCCGTGGAATAAAGAAGAGGATAATGATGAAGCAGCCGAGAATTCAATACCTTGCCTTGGTTTTGCTTGAGACATGTGTTAAGAACTGTGAGAAGGCCTTTTCAGAGGTGGCAGCAGAAAGAGTCCTTGATGAAATGGTAAAGCTAATTGAGGATCCACAGACAGTCGTGAATAATCGAAACAAAGCTTTGATACTGATTGAAGCTTGGGGAGAATCGACCAGTGAACTCCGCTACCTACCAGTTTTCGAAGAAACTTACAAG AGCTTGAAAGCTAGAGGTATTCGCTTCCCTGGACGAGACAACGAGAGCTTGGCACCTATTTTCACTCCTGCTCGGTCAACTCCAGCACCAGAAGTAAATGTGGATCTTCCTCAGCATGTGCATGAGCCTGCACATGTTCGGTATGATGCTCCTGTAAGAAGCTTTACCGCTGAGCAGACAAAGGAAGCTTTCGATATAGCAAGAAACAGCATTGAACTTCTTTCCACGGTTCTGTCCTCTTCGCCTCAACAAGATGCTTTACAG GATGACTTAACAACAACACTTGTACAACAATGTCGTCAATCTCAAACCACTGTCCAAAGAATCATCGAAACAGCAGGTGAAAACGAAGCACTTCTATTCGAAGCCTTGAATGTGAACGACGAGCTAGTGAAAACGCTGTCCAAGTATGAGGATATGAACAAACCCTCTGCACCACTAACCGCACACGAACCAGCCATGATTCCTGTTGCTGAAGAGCCCGACGACTCTCCGGTTCATGGAAAAGAAGAATCTCTGGTTAGAAAATCATCTGGTGTTCGTGGTGGATTCCATGGAGGTGGTAGTGGGGATGACATGATGGATGATCTTGATGAGATGATATTCGGTAAGAAAAGCGGTGGTGATTCTTCGACTAATGCTGATCGTGACCCGAATAAGGAGCAGCCTTCGTCCAAGAACGATGATCTCATTCGATTCTGA